One genomic segment of Actinoplanes ianthinogenes includes these proteins:
- a CDS encoding flagellar biosynthetic protein FliR — protein MNYDVPIAELLAIMLGACRTGAWMAVCPPFNSRLIPAPVKALLSVGLALPMAPYLRGTLPSLETSALVASVALQIFVGVGLGFVTALLFAALQAAGDLLDLFGGFTLATAYDPLGMSQSSIFGRFYNLVAVTLLFAGDGHQLILRGFLQSFRTLPLNTTFSFETFSRLLVSGVGEMFLAALQIAGPLICVLFLADVALGLLNRVAPALNAFQLGFPIKIFLVVTLSGLAISMLPGALHSLVERAVTAVVRLAGG, from the coding sequence ATGAACTACGACGTGCCGATCGCCGAGCTGCTGGCGATCATGCTGGGCGCCTGCCGGACCGGCGCGTGGATGGCGGTCTGCCCGCCGTTCAACTCCCGGCTCATCCCCGCGCCGGTGAAGGCCCTGCTCTCGGTGGGTCTGGCGCTGCCGATGGCGCCGTACCTGCGGGGCACCCTGCCGTCGCTGGAGACGTCCGCGCTGGTCGCCAGCGTGGCCCTGCAGATCTTCGTCGGGGTCGGGCTCGGGTTCGTCACGGCGCTGCTGTTCGCCGCCCTCCAGGCCGCCGGCGACCTGCTCGACCTGTTCGGGGGGTTCACGCTGGCCACCGCGTACGACCCGCTGGGGATGAGCCAGAGCTCGATCTTCGGCCGGTTCTACAACCTGGTCGCGGTCACCCTGCTGTTCGCCGGTGACGGGCACCAGCTGATCCTGCGCGGCTTCCTGCAGAGCTTCCGCACCCTGCCGCTGAACACCACGTTCTCCTTCGAGACGTTCAGCCGGCTGCTGGTCAGCGGCGTCGGCGAGATGTTCCTGGCCGCCCTCCAGATCGCCGGGCCGCTGATCTGCGTGCTGTTCCTCGCCGACGTGGCGCTCGGCCTGCTCAACCGGGTGGCGCCCGCGCTGAACGCGTTCCAGCTCGGCTTCCCCATCAAGATCTTTTTGGTGGTGACCCTGTCCGGGCTGGCCATCTCGATGCTGCCGGGTGCGTTGCAC
- the fliP gene encoding flagellar type III secretion system pore protein FliP (The bacterial flagellar biogenesis protein FliP forms a type III secretion system (T3SS)-type pore required for flagellar assembly.), which yields MTDCIERHRPTAADGLMALRRALLLIIAGAGLALVLPTPVSAAPDRPQAQAAAQVGVPQKAPQAPAHPAANRPVRKQVPQAPRTSPPSINLNINGTNPDGSRPASSLVIVLGLTLLSVAPALLLLCTCFTKVFMVLGITRNAMGLTTLPPNQVIAGLALFLSLFIMGPTVSQMNDVGVQPYLKGDKTQSQAFNDGIKPLREFMWKTTREDELALLIKVSGAEKPANRDAVPLTTLVPAFVLSELRAAFIIGFVIFIPFLIIDLVVSASLMSLGMMMLPPVTVALPFKLLLFVLVNGWGLIITALVGSYRT from the coding sequence ATGACCGACTGCATCGAGCGGCACCGCCCGACGGCGGCGGACGGCCTGATGGCTCTGCGACGCGCGCTCCTGCTGATCATCGCGGGCGCCGGGCTGGCGCTCGTCCTGCCCACTCCGGTCTCGGCGGCACCGGACAGACCGCAGGCTCAGGCGGCGGCGCAGGTGGGCGTACCCCAGAAGGCACCGCAGGCGCCCGCCCACCCGGCGGCGAACCGGCCGGTCCGCAAGCAGGTGCCGCAGGCACCGCGGACGTCGCCGCCGAGCATCAACCTCAACATCAACGGTACGAACCCCGACGGCAGCCGCCCGGCCTCCAGCCTGGTGATCGTCCTCGGGCTGACGCTGCTCTCGGTGGCGCCCGCGCTGCTGCTGCTGTGCACGTGTTTCACCAAGGTCTTCATGGTCCTCGGGATCACCCGCAACGCGATGGGCCTGACCACCCTGCCGCCCAACCAGGTGATCGCCGGCCTGGCCCTGTTCCTGAGCCTTTTCATCATGGGCCCGACCGTCTCGCAGATGAACGACGTCGGCGTGCAGCCCTACCTGAAGGGCGACAAGACCCAGTCGCAGGCCTTCAACGACGGCATCAAGCCGCTGCGCGAGTTCATGTGGAAGACCACCCGCGAGGACGAGCTGGCCTTGCTGATCAAGGTGTCCGGCGCGGAGAAGCCGGCGAACCGGGACGCGGTGCCGCTGACCACGCTGGTGCCCGCGTTCGTGCTCTCCGAGCTGCGGGCCGCGTTCATCATCGGGTTCGTCATCTTCATCCCGTTCCTGATCATCGACCTGGTGGTCTCCGCCTCGCTGATGTCGCTGGGCATGATGATGCTGCCACCGGTGACCGTCGCGCTGCCGTTCAAGCTCCTGCTGTTCGTGCTGGTCAACGGCTGGGGGCTGATCATCACGGCGCTGGTCGGCTCGTACCGGACATGA
- a CDS encoding FliO/MopB family protein, translated as MLRLLLQVGFSLFIVLFMMWGLARALRRPFGKSSHGQLAVLNRQQLSRGAAVTVVRVADRALVLGVTDQQISFLGEAELAMFQTPPPEHRDHLVLEPTELIDADGTTTTLPGRHPAAPTEPVQHGSILSPKTWSSTLEFLRERTTRK; from the coding sequence TTGTTGCGGCTCCTCCTCCAGGTCGGCTTCTCCCTGTTCATCGTGCTGTTCATGATGTGGGGACTGGCCCGGGCGCTGCGGCGCCCGTTCGGCAAGAGCAGTCACGGCCAGTTGGCGGTGCTCAACCGGCAGCAGCTCAGCCGGGGTGCGGCGGTGACCGTGGTCCGGGTCGCCGACCGGGCGCTGGTGCTGGGAGTCACCGATCAGCAGATCAGTTTCCTGGGTGAGGCCGAGCTCGCGATGTTCCAGACGCCGCCGCCGGAGCACCGGGATCACCTGGTGCTGGAGCCGACCGAGCTGATCGACGCGGACGGGACCACGACGACCCTGCCGGGGCGGCACCCCGCCGCGCCCACCGAACCGGTGCAGCACGGCTCGATCCTGTCGCCGAAGACCTGGAGCTCGACCCTCGAATTCCTGCGCGAGCGAACGACGAGGAAATAG
- the fliN gene encoding flagellar motor switch protein FliN, whose product MTAPTITAPQLILARNAADAALAVLPTSRALVAGDPVVPDAGTVIEGQAVTARFSGAASGEVVVVVGQDLADALKESPLGELDLTAAVRPALEAASRVFGPVVLDPGQVMEPEVAISALAAKAGSVAIPLRDDEDVRAVLALSLSTWPGEEDPLAAAAAGGGVAQRTPAAVGRRGGLDMLHDVEMEVSAELGRTRMSVRELLSLTPGAIVELDRAAGSPADLLVNGRLIARGEVVVVDENFGIRITEIVSPGAE is encoded by the coding sequence ATGACCGCCCCCACCATCACCGCGCCACAGCTCATCCTCGCGCGCAACGCCGCCGACGCCGCGCTGGCCGTGCTGCCCACCAGCCGCGCCCTGGTCGCCGGTGATCCGGTCGTCCCCGACGCCGGGACGGTGATCGAGGGTCAGGCGGTCACCGCGCGCTTCAGCGGCGCGGCCAGCGGCGAGGTCGTCGTGGTGGTCGGCCAGGACCTCGCCGACGCGCTCAAGGAGAGCCCGCTCGGCGAACTCGACCTGACCGCGGCGGTCCGGCCCGCGCTGGAGGCGGCCTCCCGGGTCTTCGGCCCGGTGGTCCTCGACCCCGGGCAGGTGATGGAGCCGGAGGTGGCGATCAGCGCGCTGGCCGCCAAGGCGGGCTCGGTCGCCATCCCGCTGCGCGACGACGAGGACGTCCGGGCGGTGCTCGCGCTGTCGCTGAGCACCTGGCCCGGCGAGGAGGATCCGCTGGCGGCCGCGGCGGCCGGCGGCGGGGTGGCCCAGCGGACCCCGGCCGCGGTGGGCCGGCGCGGTGGGCTGGACATGCTGCACGACGTGGAGATGGAGGTCTCCGCCGAGCTCGGCCGGACCCGGATGAGCGTGCGGGAGCTGCTCTCGCTCACCCCCGGCGCGATCGTCGAGCTGGACCGGGCCGCCGGCAGCCCGGCCGACCTGCTGGTCAACGGCCGGCTGATCGCCCGCGGCGAGGTGGTCGTGGTCGACGAGAACTTCGGCATCCGGATCACCGAGATCGTCTCGCCGGGCGCCGAATAG
- a CDS encoding flagellar motor switch protein FliM has product MTTTARTPGKISRRGQGGGPTAYDFRRPIKLSREHVRTLQIAFETYARSCGTLLTTRLRAVSNVSLISIEQLNYDEYVASLANPTIIGVVTLDPLPGTVLIEIAQSAVMTAIDHMLGGPGGSQPERPLTEVEMPLLRGLLERMLGELRYGFESLVDIQPHLKEIEYNAQFLRAHAPGDAIVVASFETKIGAEECIATICLPFNTILPVLSRTEAVVLSAAEQQAKDRALRNLTAGLSAAPIDVAVRFQPIRMRTDDIVDLRPGDVVPLGHPTSRPLEVTVNDIVFAHAVPGNQGARLACLVVPSPTENESKESGRS; this is encoded by the coding sequence GTGACCACCACCGCACGCACCCCGGGCAAGATCTCCCGCCGTGGCCAGGGTGGAGGGCCGACGGCGTACGACTTCCGCCGCCCCATCAAGCTCTCCCGGGAGCACGTCCGCACCCTCCAGATCGCGTTCGAGACGTACGCGCGCAGTTGCGGCACCCTGCTCACCACCCGGCTCCGCGCGGTCAGCAACGTCTCCCTGATCTCCATCGAGCAGCTGAACTACGACGAGTACGTGGCGTCGCTGGCCAACCCGACGATCATCGGGGTGGTCACCCTCGATCCGCTGCCCGGCACGGTCCTGATCGAGATCGCCCAGTCCGCGGTGATGACGGCGATCGACCACATGCTCGGCGGCCCCGGCGGCTCCCAGCCGGAGCGGCCGCTGACCGAGGTGGAGATGCCGCTGCTGCGGGGCCTGCTCGAGCGGATGCTGGGCGAGCTGCGCTACGGCTTCGAGAGCCTGGTCGACATCCAGCCGCACCTCAAGGAGATCGAGTACAACGCGCAGTTCCTGCGCGCGCACGCGCCCGGCGATGCGATCGTGGTGGCCTCGTTCGAGACCAAGATCGGCGCGGAGGAGTGCATCGCGACGATCTGCCTGCCGTTCAACACCATCCTCCCGGTGCTCTCCCGGACCGAGGCGGTGGTGCTCAGCGCGGCCGAGCAGCAGGCCAAGGACCGGGCGCTGCGCAACCTCACGGCCGGACTTTCCGCAGCTCCGATCGACGTAGCAGTGCGATTCCAGCCCATCCGGATGCGTACCGATGACATCGTGGATCTACGTCCGGGTGACGTCGTGCCGCTCGGGCATCCGACCAGCCGGCCGCTTGAGGTGACCGTGAACGACATCGTCTTCGCGCATGCCGTTCCCGGTAATCAGGGTGCGCGGCTCGCCTGTCTCGTCGTGCCGTCCCCCACCGAGAACGAGTCCAAGGAGTCTGGCCGCTCATGA
- a CDS encoding flagellar basal body-associated FliL family protein, with product MADEKDTAAEAPKKSNKMMMIVIALALVVLGGGGAGAFFMLKGDKAEAKAPVKGVVTAAENTITVNLADGHYLKLGFALQQTEDAGTEAVDLSEAYELAIDEYTGKTVAELSTEEGRTKIKEELVAKLIKAYTEDKKKMVMDIYYTSFVTQ from the coding sequence ATGGCAGACGAGAAGGACACGGCCGCCGAAGCGCCGAAGAAGTCGAACAAGATGATGATGATCGTCATCGCTCTGGCACTGGTCGTGCTGGGCGGTGGCGGCGCCGGGGCGTTCTTCATGCTCAAGGGCGACAAGGCCGAGGCGAAGGCGCCGGTCAAGGGCGTGGTCACCGCGGCCGAGAACACCATCACGGTGAACCTGGCGGACGGGCACTACCTGAAGCTCGGTTTCGCCCTCCAGCAGACCGAGGACGCCGGCACCGAGGCGGTCGACCTGAGCGAGGCCTACGAGCTGGCGATCGACGAGTACACCGGAAAGACGGTCGCCGAGCTCTCCACCGAGGAGGGCCGCACCAAGATCAAGGAAGAGCTGGTGGCGAAGCTGATCAAGGCTTACACCGAGGACAAGAAGAAGATGGTCATGGACATCTACTACACCTCGTTCGTCACGCAGTAA
- a CDS encoding flagellar motor protein MotB, whose amino-acid sequence MSSGGGGAKRKKKGHEEHEEHVNHERWLVSYADMLTLLFVLFVVLFSMSDINQKKFAQLAQGLSASFGSKSAAFTGNYAPLDGSSNAAQIVQIDPGANPGDGSSGTEGLNQRQKEAVERAVKAEDRKRASANADKAVKEAENMKAIENKISDALAAAKLLNNVKFTIDQRGLVITVVTNEVVFAGDRADLRPTGEKILGAIAPTLAKLPNNVEVDGNTNQLKAKTKYYPSGWELSAARASTTVRYFTGHGIPKKRLSAVGFSDTKPLIDPKDPRSITMNRRVDVVVLTMLTADQAALLPDAAGSDAKLHNGQTTAEAKALQKKIEAENASGTSTTGTSTTGKTDHSTLITADTRN is encoded by the coding sequence ATGAGCTCTGGTGGCGGGGGCGCCAAGCGCAAGAAGAAGGGCCATGAGGAGCACGAGGAGCACGTCAACCACGAGCGCTGGCTCGTGTCGTACGCCGACATGCTCACCCTGCTCTTCGTCCTCTTCGTTGTCCTGTTCTCGATGAGTGACATCAACCAGAAGAAGTTCGCCCAGCTCGCACAGGGCCTGTCGGCGAGTTTCGGTTCGAAGAGCGCGGCGTTCACGGGGAACTACGCCCCGCTGGACGGCTCCTCGAACGCGGCCCAGATCGTGCAGATCGACCCGGGTGCCAACCCCGGTGACGGGAGCTCCGGCACCGAGGGTCTGAACCAGAGGCAGAAGGAAGCGGTCGAGCGGGCCGTGAAGGCCGAAGACCGTAAGAGGGCCTCGGCGAATGCCGACAAGGCAGTGAAGGAGGCGGAGAACATGAAGGCGATCGAGAACAAGATCTCGGACGCGCTCGCCGCCGCCAAGCTGCTGAACAACGTGAAGTTCACGATCGACCAGCGCGGTCTGGTGATCACCGTGGTGACCAACGAGGTCGTCTTCGCCGGCGACCGGGCGGACCTGCGCCCGACCGGCGAGAAGATCCTCGGCGCGATCGCCCCGACGCTGGCGAAGCTGCCGAACAACGTCGAGGTGGACGGCAACACCAACCAGCTCAAGGCGAAGACCAAGTACTACCCGAGCGGGTGGGAGCTCTCCGCGGCGCGCGCCTCCACCACGGTCCGGTACTTCACCGGGCACGGGATCCCGAAGAAGCGGCTGAGCGCGGTCGGCTTCTCCGACACCAAGCCGCTGATCGACCCGAAGGACCCGCGCTCGATCACCATGAACCGCCGGGTGGACGTGGTCGTGCTGACCATGCTCACCGCCGACCAGGCAGCCCTGCTGCCGGACGCGGCCGGCAGCGACGCGAAGTTGCACAACGGCCAGACCACGGCCGAGGCCAAGGCCTTGCAGAAGAAGATCGAGGCGGAGAACGCCTCGGGTACCAGCACGACCGGCACGAGCACGACCGGCAAGACCGACCACAGCACGTTGATCACGGCTGACACCCGTAACTGA
- a CDS encoding flagellar motor protein, whose amino-acid sequence MDISTIVGVVAGLVIVFTVQILEGGSPASILLIPSMLLVFGGAFAAAMAGGVLKDATGFVGVLKKAFTAKVTPPTQLLDNVVKLAERARREGLLALEDAVKTVEHPFLKRGLQLAIDGTDPDELHDILHAEVAAKKKADNAAKKFFENMGGYAPTIGIIGTVMGLVHVLENLDKPETLGHSISAAFVATLWGVLSANIIWLPMAARLTRLSAVEAEEMELVIDGVLAIQAGSNPRLVAQKLRSLLPPDEMKKAEAAASSKKAA is encoded by the coding sequence ATGGACATCTCAACCATCGTCGGAGTGGTCGCCGGACTGGTGATCGTCTTCACCGTCCAGATCCTGGAGGGCGGCTCGCCCGCCTCCATCCTGCTGATCCCGTCGATGCTGCTGGTCTTCGGTGGGGCGTTCGCCGCCGCCATGGCCGGCGGTGTGCTCAAGGACGCGACCGGGTTCGTCGGCGTGCTGAAGAAGGCCTTCACCGCCAAGGTGACGCCGCCGACCCAGCTGCTCGACAACGTCGTGAAGCTGGCCGAGCGGGCCCGCCGTGAGGGTCTGCTGGCCCTCGAGGACGCGGTCAAGACGGTCGAGCACCCGTTCCTCAAGCGGGGTCTTCAGCTGGCGATCGACGGCACCGACCCGGACGAGCTGCACGACATCCTGCACGCCGAGGTGGCCGCCAAGAAGAAGGCCGACAACGCGGCCAAGAAGTTCTTCGAGAACATGGGCGGTTACGCGCCGACGATCGGCATCATCGGCACGGTCATGGGCCTGGTGCACGTGCTGGAGAACCTCGACAAGCCCGAGACCCTGGGCCACTCGATCTCCGCCGCGTTCGTCGCCACCCTGTGGGGCGTGCTCAGCGCGAACATCATCTGGCTCCCGATGGCGGCCCGCCTGACCCGGCTCTCCGCGGTCGAGGCCGAGGAGATGGAGCTCGTGATCGACGGTGTCCTGGCGATCCAGGCCGGCTCCAACCCGCGTCTGGTCGCCCAGAAGCTGCGGAGCCTGCTCCCGCCGGACGAGATGAAGAAGGCTGAGGCTGCGGCCTCCTCGAAGAAGGCGGCCTGA
- a CDS encoding flagellar FlbD family protein: MFALNPDLVERVDCTPDTVVTLVDGTKYVIAESVPEFIDSVRHYRASLIAQASRMEPEPVAAAPASSDDELDAKVLPLHRKER, translated from the coding sequence GTGTTCGCGCTGAACCCGGACCTGGTCGAGCGTGTGGACTGCACGCCTGACACGGTCGTCACCCTGGTGGACGGCACCAAGTACGTCATCGCCGAGTCCGTGCCCGAATTCATCGACTCGGTGCGTCACTACCGCGCCTCGCTGATCGCGCAAGCAAGTCGCATGGAGCCCGAGCCCGTGGCTGCCGCCCCTGCCTCGTCTGACGACGAGCTCGACGCCAAGGTGCTCCCGCTGCACCGGAAGGAACGCTGA
- a CDS encoding flagellar hook protein FlgE, producing MLRSLYSGISGLHAHQQMMDVTGNNIANVNTVGYKSSVIQFEDTLSQMVGAAGAPQNGQAGTNPAQVGLGVRVAGITSNFSQGSAETTGKSGDMMIQGDGFFITRSGGEQLYTRAGSFFFDANGVLTTTTGEPVQGWTATDGMVNAAGKPDDIRMPLGATIPPQATSKVTLKGNLSSDNIPDVNNPKNYGVEGTPVGNPGYVTTIPVKVFDAQGGTHTVTAKFTRTANDNAANSSDWRVDLYAEGVDPSDPASPTIGSVPSLTFTNGKAYEADGTTLKNSIDMGTDPTDPSKPLYKIDIGDVTSYSGLSDARVFDTDGQTAGALTSLSYTVSDTGQIIGVYSNGLKQVLGQVAMATFKNVNGLEKVGNSLYRSTVNSGYAQVGQPGSAGMGQVISGALEMSNVDLAQEFTNLVIAQRGFQANSRIITTSDELLQELVSMKR from the coding sequence ATGCTGCGTTCTCTCTACTCCGGCATCAGCGGCCTGCACGCGCATCAGCAGATGATGGACGTCACCGGCAACAACATCGCGAACGTCAACACCGTGGGTTACAAGTCCTCGGTGATCCAGTTCGAGGACACCCTCAGCCAGATGGTCGGCGCGGCCGGCGCGCCGCAGAACGGCCAGGCCGGCACCAACCCGGCGCAGGTCGGCCTCGGTGTCCGGGTCGCCGGCATCACCTCGAACTTCAGCCAGGGCTCGGCCGAGACCACCGGCAAGTCCGGCGACATGATGATCCAGGGTGACGGCTTCTTCATCACCCGCAGCGGCGGTGAGCAGCTCTACACCCGGGCCGGTTCCTTCTTCTTCGACGCCAACGGCGTGCTGACCACCACCACCGGCGAGCCGGTGCAGGGCTGGACGGCGACCGACGGCATGGTCAACGCGGCCGGCAAGCCGGACGACATCCGGATGCCGCTCGGCGCCACCATCCCGCCCCAGGCGACCTCCAAGGTCACGCTCAAGGGCAACCTGAGCTCGGACAACATCCCGGACGTGAACAACCCGAAGAACTACGGCGTCGAGGGCACCCCGGTGGGCAACCCGGGTTACGTGACCACGATTCCGGTCAAGGTCTTCGACGCGCAGGGTGGCACCCACACGGTCACCGCCAAGTTCACCCGGACCGCCAACGACAACGCCGCGAACAGCTCCGACTGGCGCGTCGACCTGTACGCCGAGGGCGTCGACCCGAGCGACCCCGCCTCGCCGACGATCGGCTCGGTCCCCTCGCTGACGTTCACGAACGGCAAGGCGTACGAGGCGGACGGCACCACGCTCAAGAACTCGATCGACATGGGCACCGACCCGACCGACCCGAGCAAGCCCCTCTACAAGATCGACATCGGCGACGTGACGTCGTACTCCGGGCTGTCCGACGCCCGGGTGTTCGACACCGACGGGCAGACCGCCGGCGCGCTCACCTCGCTGTCGTACACCGTCTCCGACACCGGCCAGATCATCGGTGTCTACAGCAACGGCTTGAAGCAGGTGCTCGGCCAGGTCGCGATGGCGACCTTCAAGAACGTCAACGGCCTGGAGAAGGTCGGCAACTCGCTGTACCGCAGCACGGTCAACTCCGGGTACGCCCAGGTCGGGCAGCCCGGCAGCGCCGGCATGGGTCAGGTGATCAGTGGCGCCCTGGAGATGTCGAACGTCGACCTCGCCCAGGAGTTCACCAACCTGGTCATCGCCCAGCGCGGCTTCCAGGCCAACTCCCGCATCATCACCACCTCCGACGAGCTGCTCCAGGAGCTCGTCAGCATGAAGCGCTAG
- a CDS encoding flagellar hook assembly protein FlgD codes for MTSGTSGIGAGASGSEAAAAAAAAKSELAKQAAKSKDLGDKDTFLKLLVAQLKYQDPSNPADSTQFLAQTAQFTQVEKLEDMISMMKGQRMVNASALVGKTVTYMDPNGQYQTGVVSAAKLNGDSEPTLKVGNTDVELSKVTEIQQTA; via the coding sequence ATGACCTCGGGGACCTCGGGAATCGGCGCCGGTGCTTCCGGCTCGGAAGCCGCCGCGGCAGCCGCCGCGGCGAAGTCCGAGCTCGCCAAGCAGGCGGCCAAGAGCAAGGACCTCGGCGACAAGGACACGTTCCTCAAGCTGCTGGTCGCCCAGCTGAAGTACCAGGACCCGTCGAATCCCGCGGATTCGACCCAGTTCCTGGCGCAGACCGCGCAGTTCACGCAGGTCGAGAAGCTGGAAGACATGATCAGCATGATGAAGGGCCAGCGGATGGTGAACGCCAGCGCGCTGGTCGGCAAGACCGTCACGTACATGGACCCCAACGGTCAATATCAGACCGGAGTGGTGTCCGCGGCGAAGCTCAACGGAGACAGCGAACCGACGCTCAAGGTCGGGAACACGGATGTAGAGCTGTCCAAGGTCACGGAGATTCAGCAGACCGCCTAA
- a CDS encoding response regulator: MKILIADDSRVMRQIVVRTLRQAGFGDHDLIEAADGQEAFDMATKDQPDLVISDWNMPGMTGIEVLRQLRAAGNQVKFGFVTSECTPEMKTAAEASGSAFFIVKPFTAERFDEVFAPILG, encoded by the coding sequence ATGAAGATCCTCATCGCCGATGACAGCCGGGTGATGCGGCAGATCGTCGTCCGTACCCTGCGGCAGGCCGGCTTCGGCGACCACGACCTGATCGAGGCCGCGGACGGCCAGGAGGCCTTCGACATGGCCACCAAGGATCAGCCGGATCTGGTCATCTCGGACTGGAACATGCCGGGGATGACCGGCATCGAGGTGTTGCGTCAACTCCGGGCGGCCGGTAACCAGGTCAAATTCGGTTTCGTCACCTCGGAGTGCACGCCCGAGATGAAGACGGCTGCCGAAGCCTCCGGCTCGGCGTTCTTCATTGTCAAACCGTTCACCGCTGAGCGATTCGACGAAGTTTTCGCTCCTATTTTGGGATGA
- a CDS encoding chemotaxis protein CheX, translating to MSVEVEVDENDLAEMVEQVWESYLDPEGISPLMQTYDENQPSEVHSSVSITGSWTGHVVYASSRAAAQRAAAAFLAMELEEVSEEDISDTLGELANIVGGNVKAMLPPGAQLSLPQVVLAPESSARYPNTERISGVYGLWEGEPVSISMWQSSTDTKEEGA from the coding sequence ATGAGTGTCGAAGTCGAGGTGGACGAGAACGACCTCGCTGAGATGGTGGAACAGGTATGGGAGTCGTACCTGGATCCGGAGGGCATCAGCCCCCTGATGCAGACGTACGACGAGAACCAGCCCTCCGAGGTCCACTCGTCGGTCTCCATCACCGGATCCTGGACCGGGCACGTCGTGTACGCGTCCTCCCGGGCCGCCGCCCAGCGCGCCGCGGCCGCCTTCCTGGCCATGGAGCTGGAGGAGGTCAGCGAGGAGGACATCTCCGACACGCTCGGCGAACTGGCGAACATCGTCGGCGGCAACGTCAAGGCGATGCTCCCGCCGGGGGCGCAGTTGTCGCTCCCGCAAGTGGTGCTCGCGCCGGAGAGCTCGGCGCGTTATCCGAACACCGAACGCATCAGCGGCGTCTATGGACTCTGGGAAGGCGAGCCGGTGTCCATTTCGATGTGGCAGAGCAGCACCGACACGAAGGAGGAGGGTGCATGA
- a CDS encoding response regulator produces MTPMRAMVIDDSRAMRMILKRIVTKLSFEAVEAGDGKEALDLLADMTEVPELALIDWNMPNMNGLEFVMKVRADPRLREMTLVMVTTESEQSQIVRALAAGAHEYVIKPFTEGAMIEKLALLGLVPTGANS; encoded by the coding sequence ATGACGCCGATGCGCGCCATGGTGATCGATGACTCGCGCGCGATGCGCATGATCCTCAAACGCATCGTCACGAAGCTCAGCTTCGAGGCGGTGGAGGCCGGTGACGGCAAGGAAGCGCTCGACCTGCTGGCCGACATGACCGAGGTGCCGGAGCTGGCCCTGATCGACTGGAACATGCCCAACATGAACGGACTCGAGTTCGTCATGAAGGTCCGGGCCGACCCGCGGCTGCGGGAGATGACCCTGGTGATGGTCACTACGGAGAGCGAACAGAGCCAGATCGTCCGCGCGCTCGCCGCAGGTGCCCATGAATATGTGATCAAACCCTTCACCGAAGGTGCCATGATCGAAAAGCTGGCCCTGCTGGGCCTCGTCCCGACCGGAGCGAACTCATGA
- a CDS encoding CheR family methyltransferase — translation MTLSQAEFTFVANLVRREASIVLAPGKEYLVEARLIPVARAVGAPNVNDFIADLQKRPNPQHQRKIIDALTTNETSFFRDREPFSALTDVVLPELIKSRASARKLRFWSAASSSGQEAYSLAITLQEALPAGWSFEIQGTDISTAMVERAQKAEYSQVEVNRGLPATQLVQYFERAGAHWRVIPALRKNVSFKHMSLTAPFPPMQPFDVIFLRNVLIYFDVATKRQVLQNAAKILRPDGWLFLGAAETTIGIDDNYERVAAGRTSAYRVRNAVPAGAGRRG, via the coding sequence ATGACCCTGTCCCAGGCCGAGTTCACGTTCGTCGCCAACCTGGTCCGGCGCGAGGCGTCCATCGTGCTGGCGCCCGGCAAGGAGTACCTGGTCGAGGCGCGGTTGATCCCGGTCGCGCGGGCGGTCGGGGCACCCAACGTCAACGACTTCATCGCGGATCTCCAGAAGCGCCCCAACCCGCAGCACCAACGGAAGATCATCGACGCGCTCACCACCAACGAGACCTCGTTCTTCCGGGACCGGGAGCCGTTCTCCGCGCTCACCGACGTGGTGCTGCCCGAGCTGATCAAGTCCCGGGCCAGCGCCCGCAAGCTGCGTTTCTGGTCGGCGGCCAGTTCCAGCGGGCAGGAGGCGTACAGCCTGGCGATCACGCTCCAGGAGGCGCTGCCGGCCGGCTGGTCCTTCGAGATCCAAGGCACCGACATCTCCACCGCGATGGTCGAGCGGGCGCAGAAGGCCGAGTACAGCCAGGTCGAGGTCAACCGGGGGCTGCCGGCCACCCAGTTGGTCCAGTACTTCGAGCGGGCCGGCGCGCACTGGCGGGTCATTCCGGCGCTGCGCAAGAACGTCTCGTTCAAGCACATGAGCCTGACCGCGCCGTTCCCGCCGATGCAGCCGTTCGACGTGATCTTCCTGCGCAATGTCCTGATCTATTTCGACGTCGCCACCAAGCGGCAGGTGTTGCAGAACGCCGCCAAGATCCTTCGCCCCGACGGCTGGCTCTTCCTCGGGGCGGCCGAGACGACGATCGGGATCGACGACAACTACGAGCGGGTGGCCGCGGGCCGCACATCCGCCTACCGAGTCCGAAACGCGGTGCCCGCGGGCGCCGGAAGGAGGGGATGA